Within the Pseudomonas chlororaphis subsp. aurantiaca genome, the region AGCACCCGGAGTTGCTGGAGCGGCTACCCTTTAGCCGGGAACAGCTGCCTGGTGGCCATCACCTGCACTTGAATGATGAAGCCGGCGCGAGCCTTGTTGCAGACTGTTTCAATAGGTTTTTCGCCGTTTCTTGACTTGCAGCGGGCAACTGTCGAGGCTGGGCGGGTTGAAATGGGAGACAACCATGATAGATCTCTACACCGCTGCGACCCCGAATGGCCACAAGGTCTCTATCGTGCTCGAGGAACTCGGCCTGCCTTATACGGTGCATGCCCTGAGTTTCGACAAGAAGGAACAAAAGGCTCCAGGCTTTCTCAAGATCAATCCCAATGGCCGGATTCCGGCGATTGTCGACCGCACCAACGGCGATTTCGCCGTGTTCGAGTCCGGCGCGATTCTCCTCTACCTGGCTGAACTCACTGGGCAACTGCTGCCGAGCGATCCCAAGGGCCGCTCCCGGGTCATCCAGTGGCTGATGTTCCAGATGGGCGGCATCGGCCCGATGCAGGGCCAGGCCAATGTGTTCTTCCGGTACTTTCCGGAAAAACTCCAGGGCGCTATCGACCGCTACCAGCATGAAACCCGGCGCCTGTACGAGGTGCTCGACACCCGCTTGCAGGAAGTCGAATTCCTCGCCGGCGACTACAGCATTGCCGATATCGCCACCTTTCCCTGGGTGCGCGGCCATGAATGGTCCGGGGTTCCGGTGGAGGGCCTGACGGCCCTGCAACGCTGGATGGCGACCCTCGAGGCGCGACCGGCGGTGCAGCGCGGGCTGCTGGTTCCGCAGCGCACGGATGACGCCAGTGTCATCAAGGGTGCCCAGGCCATGCTGATCCGATGAGAGCATCCATGCGTTTATTCAATGTCCTGCTGCTGTCCTGTGCCAGCCCCTTGCTCCTCGCCGCCGACTTGCCCGGCAGCCATGACTTGCCGA harbors:
- a CDS encoding glutathione S-transferase family protein, yielding MIDLYTAATPNGHKVSIVLEELGLPYTVHALSFDKKEQKAPGFLKINPNGRIPAIVDRTNGDFAVFESGAILLYLAELTGQLLPSDPKGRSRVIQWLMFQMGGIGPMQGQANVFFRYFPEKLQGAIDRYQHETRRLYEVLDTRLQEVEFLAGDYSIADIATFPWVRGHEWSGVPVEGLTALQRWMATLEARPAVQRGLLVPQRTDDASVIKGAQAMLIR